Within Peptococcaceae bacterium, the genomic segment TAGGAGATTATCACTATTTCCAGCAGTCAATGCATAAACAGGATTCTTAATAGCTTCTCTCACATCGTTCAAAAGCAGGTCGTCTTCTGCGGCCACCAGCAAGTATAACTCCAATCCAGCTAACATTTCCCGTAGTAATACGGCAGAAATTATTCCGTCAGTTTTGATTTTCTGGTACTTCCACAAATCTTTGAACCGCGATTGGCTCCTACCTTGAACCCCGAAACGAATATTATTCTGCTGGCAAAATAACATTGCATCTTCAAAAGACTGGCCTATAGCCGCCCCCAATAACCCAACCAATGTTGTCGGGGGAGGCAGGGGCAAAGTTTGCTGAAAGGTGTGGGTTTCTGGAATCCTGAAGCCAGCTATC encodes:
- the cas5 gene encoding CRISPR-associated protein Cas5 is translated as MYYFEVDAFAEIAGFRIPETHTFQQTLPLPPPTTLVGLLGAAIGQSFEDAMLFCQQNNIRFGVQGRSQSRFKDLWKYQKIKTDGIISAVLLREMLAGLELYLLVAAEDDLLLNDVREAIKNPVYALTAGNSDNLLKIRKIGPISSGQLVMSSNFEQTVLKGDHSLNFETNIDIKRIPLVKDIYAPMIYLLPTEFEFKGTERRIKARAPYTFVDIPIQLKNPVEAIDTGTKTVALL